In endosymbiont of unidentified scaly snail isolate Monju, the following are encoded in one genomic region:
- a CDS encoding type 1 periplasmic-binding domain-containing protein, with amino-acid sequence MRLLLMYCLSVVVMIAGAPVWSGEHPARVMVVHSYGSQHVCGRPQGEGVAARLAARGWLEGHNLELRSFYMDTKKTYTTPEAIRERARLALEAIEAFRPQVVVVLDDNAIREVMLPLVGRADIAVVFSGMNGQPEDYDRKVRFMESRSRPGHNVTGVYEKLHLRKSLRVMAAALGDVRPEDRVVGITDYSPTGRVNRPGYSGDCFV; translated from the coding sequence ATGCGCTTGCTGCTGATGTATTGTCTGTCGGTGGTCGTGATGATCGCCGGTGCGCCAGTATGGAGTGGCGAACACCCGGCCCGGGTGATGGTGGTGCACAGCTACGGTTCACAACACGTTTGCGGCCGACCACAGGGTGAAGGGGTGGCAGCGAGGCTGGCCGCCAGGGGGTGGCTCGAGGGACACAATCTCGAGCTGCGCTCCTTCTACATGGATACCAAGAAGACCTATACCACGCCCGAGGCGATCCGCGAACGGGCGCGCCTGGCGCTGGAGGCGATCGAGGCGTTTCGTCCCCAGGTGGTGGTAGTGCTGGACGACAACGCCATTCGTGAGGTGATGTTGCCGTTGGTCGGCAGAGCGGACATCGCCGTGGTCTTCAGTGGCATGAACGGTCAGCCAGAAGACTATGACCGGAAAGTGCGTTTCATGGAGAGCCGTTCGCGCCCCGGTCACAATGTCACCGGCGTTTACGAGAAGTTGCACCTGCGCAAGTCCCTGCGGGTGATGGCCGCGGCGCTGGGTGATGTGCGCCCGGAGGATCGCGTCGTGGGGATTACCGACTATTCGCCCACGGGGCGGGTGAACCGCCCCGGATATTCCGGAGACTGTTTTGTTTGA
- a CDS encoding IS3 family transposase (programmed frameshift) — protein sequence MDTSKRYSPEVRERAVRMVFDHQGEHDSQWAAMTSIAAKIGCTPETLRKWVRQAERDQGLREGLTTSERERLKALERENRELRRANEILKTASAFFCPGGARPQTEEMIAYIDDHRDRYGVEPICAVLPIAPSTYYEHKAREADPQRLPRRLQRDRALSDEIRRIWEENFQVYGARKVWRQLNRESIEVARCTVERLMRVMGLRGVVRGRRCRTTIGDTTAERPLDRVKRQFTATRPNQLWVADITYVATWTGFVYVAFVVDVYARRIVGWRVSRSLKTDLVLDALEQALWSRQDTEGLVHHSDRGCQYLSVRYTERLAGAGIDASVGSRGDSYDNALAETINGLYKAEVIYRRGPWKHREAVEYATLEWVDWFNHRRLLEPIGNVPPAELEAAYYRQQKESAKAA from the exons ATGGATACGAGCAAGAGATATTCCCCTGAGGTCCGGGAACGGGCGGTTCGCATGGTGTTTGATCATCAGGGCGAGCATGATTCCCAATGGGCGGCGATGACCTCCATCGCGGCCAAGATCGGCTGTACGCCGGAGACGCTGCGCAAATGGGTGAGACAGGCCGAGCGTGATCAAGGACTGCGCGAGGGTCTGACGACGTCGGAGCGCGAGCGGCTCAAGGCCTTGGAACGGGAGAACCGGGAGCTGAGGCGGGCCAACGAGATTCTGAAGACGGCGTCGGCTT TTTTTTGCCCAGGCGGAGCTCGACCGCAAACTGAAGAGATGATCGCGTACATCGACGATCACAGGGATCGTTACGGGGTCGAGCCGATCTGCGCGGTGCTGCCGATCGCCCCGTCCACCTACTATGAGCACAAGGCCCGTGAGGCCGATCCACAGCGACTGCCGCGGCGATTGCAGCGGGATCGCGCCCTGTCAGACGAGATTCGACGGATCTGGGAAGAGAACTTCCAGGTGTACGGTGCCAGGAAGGTATGGCGGCAGCTCAACCGGGAAAGCATCGAGGTAGCCCGCTGCACGGTGGAACGCCTGATGCGTGTCATGGGGTTGCGGGGTGTGGTGCGAGGCCGCCGTTGCCGGACAACGATCGGCGACACGACGGCGGAACGACCACTGGACCGGGTGAAGCGGCAGTTTACTGCCACCCGCCCGAATCAGTTGTGGGTGGCGGACATTACCTACGTGGCGACTTGGACAGGGTTTGTCTATGTGGCGTTTGTCGTGGACGTCTATGCCCGACGGATCGTGGGCTGGCGTGTCTCCCGGTCGCTGAAGACCGACCTGGTGCTGGATGCGCTGGAGCAGGCGCTATGGTCGCGCCAGGACACAGAGGGCCTGGTGCACCACAGTGACCGAGGCTGTCAGTACCTGTCGGTGCGCTACACGGAGCGCCTGGCCGGGGCCGGCATTGATGCCTCGGTCGGTAGCCGAGGGGACTCCTATGACAACGCTCTGGCAGAGACGATCAACGGTCTGTACAAGGCCGAGGTTATCTACCGGCGAGGCCCCTGGAAGCATAGGGAGGCGGTCGAATATGCCACTTTGGAGTGGGTGGACTGGTTCAACCACCGGCGGCTGCTGGAGCCTATTGGCAACGTGCCACCGGCGGAGTTGGAAGCGGCGTATTATCGCCAACAGAAAGAGTCTGCCAAGGCGGCCTGA
- a CDS encoding EAL domain-containing protein — MTDSREALVRLAADNTLKVTLELDIRPQLRRYLKQHWELSHFYQLVVLDLAGESIAKAGHEQVRLRGCDAQGLLASAGRETEWLGNRLLVVHRVPVLDDMRPLGYLCGAFALDGVRQSGELDSRVEGITFLAWRDHVVALSKDAGDLGWVPLVEGRFDWNDGQRHYLGMSRLLGDTDIRIGLLLDRRPYDLLLARSLGVTALVVLLVLVATVSALRLFRQRLLAEHSLQEERKNALATLSSIMGGVITTDALGAIRYANPAAEKLLDTSAHLLEGVHWRRCFSLWDEASGMELTDLREICEADHREGFSNITLVTASQHRIPVHMSIAPRFLEGEPAGYAITLHDIRHERALRDQLAWKASHDDLTGLFNRAEFRLFIARLLKSLDNGHSHHCLLYIDLDDFKVVNDSCGHRAGDDLLRRIAALLSSHLRQSDKVARLGGDEFGILLHDCPLERGRQLAHALVEAISDMRFGYGGQVFHIGASIGLVGIDKPGIDLDDLLAAVDMACYTAKERGHNRVVIGAIGDDQMAQRAEELRQASGIRKALKEGRLRLFRQPIVSVSDDNGVTHYEILVRLLDEDGELVAPDRFIPVAERHGLMEEIDRWVVSHRLETRSAELRSSAAERGAGGGFLYSINLSGASLNDPEFLDFVKEQLNRHQVPPTAIAFEITETLVISRLDKAAHLIQALRGMGCRFLLDDFGSGMSSFGYLKRLPVDYLKIDGQFVRDILDDPVDRAMVRAINDIGHVMKLTTIAEYVENDQILAVLKDFGVDMAQGYGIGRPQPLAEHVEPPQLQLVRH, encoded by the coding sequence ATGACCGATTCCAGGGAAGCGTTGGTACGCCTTGCGGCCGACAACACCTTGAAGGTGACCCTGGAGCTGGATATCCGGCCTCAACTGCGCCGCTACCTGAAGCAGCACTGGGAACTGAGTCATTTCTACCAGCTGGTGGTGCTCGATCTCGCGGGTGAGTCGATTGCAAAGGCCGGACACGAGCAGGTCAGGCTTCGGGGTTGCGATGCTCAAGGCCTGCTTGCCAGTGCCGGAAGAGAGACGGAATGGCTGGGGAACCGATTGCTGGTCGTCCATCGCGTGCCCGTACTCGACGACATGCGCCCCCTGGGGTATCTCTGTGGGGCCTTCGCGCTGGATGGCGTGCGCCAGTCCGGCGAGCTGGACTCGCGTGTCGAGGGTATAACCTTTCTTGCGTGGCGTGATCACGTTGTGGCCCTGTCGAAAGATGCGGGGGACCTGGGGTGGGTCCCCCTGGTGGAAGGCCGGTTCGATTGGAACGATGGGCAACGGCATTACCTCGGCATGAGTCGGCTGCTGGGCGATACCGACATCCGGATCGGCCTGCTACTGGATCGCCGGCCCTACGATCTGCTGCTTGCCCGTTCTCTGGGGGTTACTGCTCTGGTCGTGCTGCTGGTGCTGGTGGCTACCGTGTCGGCATTACGCCTGTTTCGCCAGCGGTTGCTGGCGGAGCATTCGCTGCAGGAAGAACGCAAGAACGCATTGGCCACGCTGTCATCCATCATGGGGGGCGTGATCACTACCGATGCGCTGGGGGCAATCCGTTACGCAAATCCCGCGGCCGAGAAGCTGCTGGACACGAGTGCTCACCTTCTCGAGGGGGTTCACTGGCGCCGGTGTTTCTCCCTGTGGGACGAGGCCAGTGGAATGGAGTTGACGGATCTCCGGGAGATCTGTGAGGCAGATCATCGTGAAGGGTTTTCGAACATCACGCTGGTAACCGCAAGCCAGCACCGCATTCCGGTCCACATGTCGATTGCGCCGCGTTTTCTGGAAGGAGAGCCAGCCGGTTACGCGATCACGTTGCACGACATCCGGCATGAGCGAGCATTGCGTGATCAGCTGGCCTGGAAGGCGAGTCACGATGATCTCACGGGCCTGTTCAATCGCGCAGAATTCAGGTTGTTTATCGCCCGGCTTCTGAAATCGCTGGATAACGGGCACAGCCATCATTGCCTGCTGTACATCGATCTGGACGATTTCAAGGTGGTCAACGACAGTTGCGGGCACCGTGCCGGTGATGATCTGTTGCGGCGTATCGCGGCCCTTCTTTCGAGTCACCTGCGTCAATCCGACAAGGTGGCTCGTCTGGGAGGGGACGAGTTCGGCATACTGCTTCACGACTGCCCTCTCGAGCGGGGCCGCCAGCTGGCCCATGCGTTGGTCGAGGCCATCAGTGACATGCGTTTCGGATACGGTGGCCAGGTGTTCCACATCGGCGCCAGTATCGGGCTGGTGGGAATCGACAAGCCGGGTATCGACCTGGACGATCTGTTGGCGGCCGTGGACATGGCCTGTTACACCGCCAAGGAGAGGGGGCACAACCGGGTCGTGATCGGCGCGATAGGCGATGATCAGATGGCCCAGCGGGCGGAAGAGCTGCGTCAGGCGTCCGGCATTCGCAAGGCGTTGAAGGAAGGTCGGCTTCGGCTTTTCCGCCAGCCCATCGTCAGTGTGAGCGATGACAATGGCGTCACGCATTACGAGATACTGGTCCGCTTGCTGGACGAGGACGGGGAGCTTGTTGCGCCAGATCGTTTTATACCGGTCGCCGAGCGTCATGGCCTGATGGAAGAGATCGATCGCTGGGTTGTCTCCCATCGGCTGGAGACGCGTAGCGCGGAACTGCGGTCGAGCGCGGCGGAACGAGGTGCTGGCGGGGGATTTCTCTATTCCATCAATCTCTCCGGGGCCTCGCTCAACGACCCGGAGTTCCTGGACTTCGTCAAGGAACAGCTGAACCGCCACCAGGTGCCGCCCACGGCGATCGCCTTCGAGATTACCGAGACACTGGTCATCTCGCGGCTGGACAAGGCGGCGCATCTCATCCAGGCGCTGCGGGGCATGGGGTGCCGTTTCCTGCTGGATGATTTCGGCAGTGGGATGTCGTCTTTCGGTTATCTCAAGCGTCTGCCGGTCGATTATCTGAAGATCGACGGCCAGTTTGTGCGTGACATACTGGACGATCCCGTTGATCGTGCCATGGTGCGCGCGATCAACGATATCGGACATGTCATGAAGCTGACGACCATCGCCGAATATGTGGAAAATGATCAGATTCTTGCGGTGCTGAAGGATTTCGGCGTCGACATGGCGCAGGGCTACGGTATTGGTCGGCCACAGCCCCTGGCCGAGCATGTCGAGCCGCCACAGCTACAGCTGGTCAGGCACTGA
- a CDS encoding histidine phosphatase family protein: MQQERRNKHVWKQLFLIRHGESTANEVNRFAGAIDVPLSRLGQAQARRAADSWDGQPFDQAYVSPMTRTRQTAGILLDRLGPDACRELCFDERIVERDFGDFTLQNKTRLQRRFGIHRYEAPLYRPDDEIHGGETFADFRERVLDFLKNTLYPALCEGKRVLVVAHKYVIELLARLVLRLPEHQGHDLRLPNGKILSGAHLNDYVRRESPRGNRLREWIVVQHSVLLSVAAMLGLGINYLWPEYRVPPGWLLALLLATAISLARTSLEPPERNAQDPLLDPRRIVLRFVLIPWLVVAIGPHWLPRDTDPDQVLAVALLLGAPTAVTALILSRSTGGVILPTVLNILLTTVLCAVNLTVMLLFKGLSDFTLQAFSLAGLSLICLILPLFVAQIMRWRYPIWTAHAAENHAAGAVLSLALFVALAFQNIPLASADTLGLLALATGIALRLLALLLTRWRSLYSLDDYFSGAYPNIFLVILLANILDNPTILELATWFAVPMFILAPLDDLLITRLHARQPDSRLREYLRISA; encoded by the coding sequence ATGCAACAAGAACGAAGAAACAAGCATGTCTGGAAACAGCTTTTCCTTATACGCCATGGAGAGTCCACTGCCAACGAAGTCAACCGTTTTGCCGGGGCCATAGACGTTCCTCTCTCCCGGCTCGGCCAGGCACAGGCGCGACGCGCGGCCGATTCCTGGGACGGCCAGCCGTTCGACCAGGCCTATGTCTCGCCCATGACCCGCACTCGTCAGACCGCCGGCATCCTCCTGGACCGACTCGGCCCCGACGCGTGTCGCGAGCTGTGCTTCGACGAACGCATAGTGGAACGGGACTTTGGCGACTTCACCCTGCAGAACAAAACCCGTTTGCAACGTCGTTTCGGCATCCACCGCTACGAGGCCCCCCTGTATCGACCCGATGACGAGATCCATGGCGGCGAAACCTTCGCCGACTTCCGCGAACGGGTGCTCGATTTCCTGAAGAACACGCTGTATCCGGCACTGTGTGAAGGAAAGCGCGTACTGGTGGTGGCCCACAAATATGTCATCGAGCTGCTGGCCCGCCTTGTGTTGCGCCTGCCAGAGCACCAGGGCCACGACCTGCGCCTGCCCAACGGCAAGATCCTCTCTGGCGCCCATCTAAACGACTATGTCCGCCGCGAATCTCCGCGCGGCAATCGCTTGCGGGAATGGATCGTGGTGCAGCACTCGGTGCTGCTCTCGGTTGCCGCCATGCTCGGCCTGGGCATCAACTACCTGTGGCCCGAATACCGGGTACCCCCGGGCTGGCTGCTGGCACTGCTGCTGGCAACGGCCATCAGTCTGGCACGGACCTCCCTCGAACCACCGGAACGCAATGCGCAGGATCCGTTGCTGGACCCGCGTCGTATCGTCCTGCGGTTCGTGCTGATTCCCTGGCTGGTGGTGGCCATTGGCCCGCATTGGCTTCCCCGCGACACCGATCCCGACCAGGTACTCGCCGTGGCACTCCTGCTCGGCGCGCCAACAGCGGTTACCGCCCTGATCCTGTCGCGCAGTACCGGCGGTGTCATCCTGCCCACCGTGCTGAACATCCTGCTCACGACCGTACTCTGTGCTGTCAACCTGACGGTGATGCTGCTGTTCAAGGGGCTGTCCGATTTCACACTCCAGGCCTTCAGCCTGGCCGGCTTGTCGCTGATCTGCCTGATACTCCCCCTGTTCGTCGCCCAGATCATGCGTTGGCGGTACCCCATCTGGACGGCTCATGCGGCAGAAAACCATGCCGCTGGCGCAGTCCTGTCGCTGGCACTCTTCGTTGCCCTGGCATTCCAGAACATTCCACTGGCCTCGGCCGATACGCTGGGCCTGTTGGCCCTGGCCACGGGCATCGCCCTGCGCCTGCTGGCCCTGCTGCTGACCCGCTGGCGCTCGCTCTACAGCCTGGACGACTACTTTTCGGGTGCCTATCCGAACATTTTCCTGGTGATACTGTTGGCCAATATCCTCGACAACCCGACGATACTCGAGCTGGCCACCTGGTTCGCGGTACCGATGTTCATCCTGGCACCACTGGACGACCTGCTGATCACCCGGCTGCATGCACGCCAGCCGGATTCGCGCCTTCGAGAATATCTGCGAATCAGTGCCTGA
- a CDS encoding c-type cytochrome — MMRIHRLLGAWLLLLSVQASALPDGRQLYIDHCAACHQFEGSGGIGLPLTAEKLVDYSDDYLVQTIRNGRPGRIMPAFQELSEAQVSAIVRFLRKRTNTTDRHYDPAPLAGDPQRGKVLYEKHCVACHAPDGMGAGKGTGVSIARKRSFLVMPAAIANPGFQKAATDRMIRRIVTVGRPQSGMPAFGKQLSQEQITDIVAWVRELGRQMPPREALDFDEEPSHVFESPYDFETTVHNVKQALVGNNFRIFPDRFLEQGLTDEFSVNQRQVGIRFCNFNELYGMLNIEPRLGVVLPCRVTILERPDGKVLLVIPNLRVIARWFNNDQLIRLWDHMEETFAEIIDEVTL, encoded by the coding sequence ATGATGCGAATCCATCGCCTGCTGGGGGCATGGCTGTTGTTGCTGTCCGTTCAGGCCAGCGCGCTCCCGGACGGCCGTCAGCTCTATATCGACCACTGCGCCGCCTGCCATCAATTCGAGGGATCGGGCGGTATCGGCCTGCCCCTGACCGCCGAGAAGCTCGTCGACTACAGTGACGACTACCTGGTACAGACCATCCGCAACGGCCGGCCGGGACGCATCATGCCGGCCTTCCAGGAACTGAGCGAGGCGCAGGTGAGCGCCATCGTGCGCTTCCTGCGCAAGCGGACGAACACCACGGATCGTCATTATGATCCGGCCCCGCTCGCGGGGGATCCACAGCGCGGCAAGGTGCTCTACGAGAAGCATTGCGTGGCCTGCCATGCACCAGACGGCATGGGAGCGGGCAAGGGCACCGGGGTGAGTATCGCGCGCAAGCGTTCCTTCCTGGTGATGCCCGCGGCGATCGCCAATCCCGGTTTCCAGAAGGCGGCGACCGACCGCATGATCCGCCGCATCGTCACCGTGGGCCGCCCGCAATCGGGCATGCCGGCCTTCGGCAAGCAGTTGTCGCAGGAACAGATCACCGACATCGTCGCCTGGGTGCGCGAGCTGGGCCGCCAGATGCCGCCGCGCGAGGCCCTGGATTTCGACGAGGAGCCCTCGCATGTCTTCGAGTCCCCCTATGACTTCGAGACCACGGTGCACAACGTCAAGCAGGCGCTGGTCGGCAACAATTTCCGCATCTTCCCCGACCGCTTCCTCGAACAGGGCCTGACCGACGAGTTCAGCGTGAACCAGCGGCAGGTGGGCATCCGCTTCTGCAACTTCAACGAGCTCTACGGCATGCTCAACATCGAGCCGCGCCTGGGGGTGGTGCTGCCCTGCCGGGTCACCATCCTGGAACGCCCGGACGGCAAGGTGCTGCTGGTGATCCCCAACCTGCGCGTGATTGCGCGCTGGTTCAACAACGACCAGCTGATCCGCCTGTGGGATCACATGGAAGAGACCTTCGCCGAGATCATAGACGAGGTGACCCTGTGA
- the parC gene encoding DNA topoisomerase IV subunit A, with protein MDQETEYNPDGTERLPLARFTEKAYLDYSMYVILDRALPFIGDGLKPVQRRIVYAMSELGLSAAAKFKKSARTVGDVLGKFHPHGDSACYEAMVLMAQDFSYRYPLIDGQGNWGSPDDPKSFAAMRYTEARLTPYAQVLLAELGQGTVEWQPNFDGTLEEPKALPARLPNVLLNGGTGIAVGMATDIPPHNLREVAAACIRLIEQPKATVAELCEHIPGPDFPTEAEIISAPDDLLRLYETGQGSVRVRARWEVEAGCVVITALPYQVSGARILEQIAQQMQAKKLPWVEDLRDESDHENPTRLVIVPRSSRVDLERLMRHLCATTDLERSYRVNMNMIGLSGRPEVKDLRSLLREWLEFRFETVRRRLQHRLDKVNDRLHLLEGLLIAFLNLDEVIRIIRSEDEPKPVLMRRFELTDVQAEYILNTRLRHLARLEEMKIRAEQEELDRERAELEKTLGSKARMKTLVRKELAADAEQYGDARRSPIVTRPPAEAMDETELAPSEPVTVVLSEKGWVRAAKGHEIDPAGLNYKAGDAYLDSARVRSNQPVIFLDSTGRSYSLLAHTLPSARGQGEPLTGRFSPPAGAAFCAVIGGEPERWWLLASDAGYGFRVQAKDLIANKKGGKAVLKLPEGARVLKPSPLHDPDTDRLVAVTSTGHMLVIPVAELPAMARGKGNKIIGIPSKAVAERSEYLVGVLVVPEGGRVRVLSGKRHLTLKAADLNAYEGERGRRGNKLPRGFQKVDGLLLET; from the coding sequence ATGGACCAGGAAACCGAATACAACCCCGACGGCACCGAGCGCCTGCCGCTCGCGCGCTTCACCGAAAAGGCGTACCTGGACTATTCCATGTACGTCATCCTCGACCGTGCCTTGCCTTTCATCGGCGACGGCCTCAAGCCGGTGCAGCGGCGCATCGTCTATGCCATGTCCGAGCTGGGCCTGTCGGCCGCGGCCAAGTTCAAGAAGTCGGCGCGTACCGTGGGCGACGTGCTGGGCAAGTTCCACCCGCACGGCGATTCGGCCTGCTACGAGGCCATGGTGCTGATGGCGCAGGACTTCTCCTACCGCTACCCGCTGATCGACGGTCAGGGCAACTGGGGCTCGCCCGACGACCCCAAGTCCTTCGCCGCCATGCGTTACACCGAGGCACGGCTCACCCCTTACGCGCAGGTGCTGCTCGCCGAACTGGGGCAGGGCACGGTGGAATGGCAGCCCAACTTCGATGGCACCCTCGAGGAGCCGAAGGCCCTGCCGGCGCGCCTGCCGAATGTGCTGCTCAACGGTGGCACCGGCATTGCCGTGGGCATGGCGACCGACATCCCGCCGCACAACCTGCGCGAAGTGGCGGCGGCCTGCATCCGCCTGATCGAACAGCCGAAGGCCACGGTGGCCGAGCTGTGCGAGCACATCCCGGGACCGGATTTCCCCACCGAGGCCGAGATCATCTCCGCGCCGGACGACCTGTTGCGCCTCTACGAGACCGGGCAGGGCTCGGTCAGGGTGCGCGCGCGCTGGGAGGTCGAAGCCGGCTGCGTGGTGATCACGGCCTTGCCCTACCAGGTGTCGGGCGCGCGTATCCTCGAGCAGATCGCGCAGCAGATGCAGGCGAAGAAGCTGCCCTGGGTGGAAGACCTGCGTGACGAGTCCGACCACGAGAACCCGACCCGGCTGGTGATCGTGCCGCGCTCCAGCCGCGTCGACCTGGAACGCCTGATGCGTCACCTCTGCGCCACCACCGACCTGGAGCGCAGCTACCGGGTGAACATGAACATGATCGGGCTCTCGGGCCGGCCCGAGGTCAAGGACCTGCGCAGCCTGCTGCGTGAATGGCTGGAGTTCCGCTTCGAGACGGTGCGCCGGCGCCTGCAACACCGCCTGGACAAGGTCAACGACCGCCTGCACCTGCTCGAGGGCCTGCTGATCGCCTTCCTGAACCTGGACGAGGTGATCCGCATCATCCGCAGCGAGGACGAGCCCAAGCCGGTGTTGATGCGCCGTTTCGAGCTCACCGACGTGCAGGCCGAGTACATCCTCAACACCCGCCTGCGCCACCTGGCGCGGCTTGAGGAGATGAAGATCCGCGCCGAGCAGGAAGAGCTGGACCGCGAACGCGCCGAGCTGGAGAAGACCCTGGGATCGAAGGCGCGCATGAAGACCCTGGTCCGCAAGGAACTGGCGGCCGATGCCGAGCAGTACGGCGATGCGCGGCGTTCGCCCATCGTCACCCGGCCGCCGGCCGAGGCCATGGACGAGACCGAGCTGGCGCCCTCCGAACCGGTCACCGTGGTGCTCTCCGAAAAGGGCTGGGTGCGCGCCGCCAAGGGCCACGAGATCGACCCGGCCGGGCTCAACTACAAGGCCGGTGATGCCTACCTCGACTCGGCGCGGGTGCGTTCCAACCAGCCGGTGATCTTCCTCGACAGCACCGGGCGCAGCTATTCCCTGCTGGCGCACACCCTGCCGTCCGCGCGTGGCCAGGGCGAGCCGCTCACCGGGCGCTTCTCACCGCCGGCGGGTGCGGCCTTCTGCGCGGTGATCGGTGGCGAGCCCGAGCGCTGGTGGCTGCTGGCGTCCGATGCCGGCTACGGTTTCCGGGTGCAGGCCAAGGACCTGATCGCCAACAAGAAGGGGGGCAAGGCGGTGCTCAAGCTGCCCGAGGGCGCGCGGGTGCTCAAGCCCAGCCCGTTGCACGACCCGGACACCGACCGCCTGGTGGCGGTGACCAGCACGGGGCACATGCTGGTGATTCCGGTCGCCGAGCTCCCGGCAATGGCGCGTGGCAAGGGCAACAAGATCATCGGCATCCCGTCCAAGGCAGTGGCCGAGCGTTCCGAGTACCTGGTGGGGGTGCTGGTGGTGCCGGAAGGCGGCCGGGTACGCGTGCTCTCGGGCAAGCGCCATCTCACGCTCAAGGCTGCCGATCTCAACGCCTACGAAGGCGAGCGCGGACGGCGTGGCAACAAGCTGCCACGTGGTTTCCAGAAGGTCGACGGCCTGCTGCTCGAGACGTAG